From a region of the Candida albicans SC5314 chromosome 1, complete sequence genome:
- the MAS1 gene encoding Mas1p (Putative mitochondrial processing protease; Hap43-repressed; transcript regulated by Nrg1; oxidative stress-induced via Cap1) — protein MFKRLSALKKYNGGIKYRGFNTAAVPSPTYQTSILPNGLTVASESMPGTRTATVGVWINAGSRADNPKSSGTAHFLEHLAFKGTQTRPQAALELEIENIGSQINAYTSRENTVYYTRCLASDIKQNIDILSDLLTKSKLENRAIDNERHVILQESDEVDKMYDEVVFDHLHAVAFKNQDLGRTILGPREMIKTINRQDLVDYITTNYKGDRMALVGVGCVDHQELVKLGKNFFGNIVKSEEPFNQSGGTLPLFYGDEIRIQDDSMPTTHVALAVEGVSWSAPDFFVASVANGIVGTWDRSVGIGSNSPSPLAVTAATGGPGKTPIANSYMAYTTSYADTGLLGVYFTADKNANLKLLVDAIQKEWGRLSRGDITDEEVERSKSQLKASLLLALDDSSAIAEDIGRQVVNTGYRLSPEEVFSRVESITKDDIVNWANYRLKGKPIALAAVGNVKTLPSHKEISEGMFF, from the coding sequence ATGTTTAAACGACTTAGTGCATTGAAGAAATACAACGGTGGTATAAAGTATCGTGGTTTCAACACTGCTGCTGTGCCATCTCCGACCTATCAGACATCCATTTTGCCTAATGGATTAACTGTTGCTAGTGAATCGATGCCAGGTACCAGAACGGCGACAGTAGGTGTTTGGATTAATGCTGGGTCTAGAGCAGACAACCCCAAAAGTAGTGGAACTGCTCACTTTTTAGAGCATTTGGCGTTCAAGGGAACACAAACAAGACCACAAGCAGCTTTAGaattagaaattgaaaacattggAAGTCAAATCAACGCTTATACATCCAGAGAGAACACTGTTTATTATACCAGATGCCTTGCATCCGAcataaaacaaaacattGATATCTTGAGCGATTTGTTGACgaaatcaaaattagaAAACAGAGCTATAGACAACGAAAGACATGTTATTTTGCAGGAAAGTGACGAAGTCGACAAAATGTACGATGAAGTGGTGTTTGATCATTTACATGCCGTCGCCTTTAAAAACCAAGACTTGGGAAGAACTATATTGGGTCCAAGGGAAATGATCAAAACCATAAACAGACAGGATTTAGTGGATTATATCACAACAAATTATAAAGGCGATAGAATGGCTCttgttggtgttggatGTGTAGATCACCAAGAGTTAGTGAAATTAggtaaaaatttttttggaaacaTCGTAAAGTCGGAGGAACCTTTTAATCAAAGTGGCGGTACTTTGCCATTATTTTATGGCGACGAAATCAGAATTCAAGATGATTCTATGCCTACTACACATGTAGCATTGGCTGTTGAAGGTGTCAGTTGGTCAGCTCCAGATTTTTTTGTAGCCTCAGTTGCAAATGGGATTGTGGGAACATGGGATAGATCGGTTGGTATTGGATCCAACTCTCCATCGCCATTGGCTGTTACTGCTGCAACTGGAGGACCAGGAAAAACCCCAATTGCAAATTCATATATGGCTTATACAACATCCTACGCAGATACAGGGTTGTTGGGCGTTTATTTTACTGCCGATAAAAACGCAAATCTAAAATTACTTGTTGATgcaattcaaaaagaatGGGGTAGGTTGAGTAGAGGAGACATAACCGATGAAGAGGTAGAAAGATCGAAATCACAATTGAAAGCCTCATTGCTCTTGGCATTAGATGATTCCAGTGCTATTGCTGAAGATATTGGTAGACAGGTTGTTAATACAGGCTATCGCTTATCTCCAGAGGAAGTTTTTTCAAGAGTGGAATCGATAACGAAAGATGACATTGTCAATTGGGCCAATTATAGATTAAAAGGCAAACCAATAGCTTTGGCTGCAGTGGGGAACGTGAAGACCTTACCTTCACACAAAGAAATCAGCGAAGGAATGTTTTTCTAG